One genomic region from Neisseria weaveri encodes:
- a CDS encoding L,D-transpeptidase: MKKTAYFMLLSLSFQAQAFDLVERPAVIVDTQKAELCFPDIQTCHPALVGPTTPKGRYNLELVRTPHRGYGGDVIKFKEEPQFIFAIHRVWTLKPSEKRMERIASGNPSDRNMTNGCINVTDEVYEQVKLYSTVEIR, translated from the coding sequence ATGAAGAAAACGGCATATTTTATGCTGCTGAGCCTGAGCTTCCAAGCTCAGGCTTTTGACCTTGTAGAACGCCCGGCGGTGATTGTGGATACACAAAAAGCGGAATTGTGTTTTCCCGATATCCAAACCTGCCATCCGGCCCTGGTCGGCCCTACTACGCCGAAAGGCCGTTATAATTTGGAATTGGTACGCACGCCCCATCGCGGCTACGGCGGAGACGTTATCAAATTCAAAGAAGAACCCCAATTCATTTTTGCCATTCACCGCGTATGGACGCTCAAACCGTCAGAAAAACGCATGGAGCGTATCGCTTCCGGCAATCCGTCAGACCGCAATATGACCAACGGCTGCATCAACGTTACCGACGAAGTTTACGAACAAGTCAAACTCTATTCAACGGTCGAAATACGCTGA
- a CDS encoding outer membrane protein assembly factor BamE gives MKSAKVLLPLVAALALAACGNLSKVTKEGTTDNPVWPNPEKTTLRHSGTQHGSWPNWDNVRMIEAGMNKDEIYNLIGRPHFNEGLYGVREWDYLFNYRENGQHKTCQYKILFDKNMDAQSFHWLPAGCGPKAKAPVVREVIIREVAAPVSVKRIRE, from the coding sequence ATGAAATCTGCAAAAGTGTTGTTGCCGTTGGTTGCTGCGTTGGCTTTGGCTGCATGCGGCAATTTGAGCAAAGTAACAAAAGAAGGCACGACCGACAATCCTGTATGGCCGAATCCTGAAAAAACCACCCTGCGCCACAGCGGTACCCAACACGGCTCTTGGCCGAACTGGGACAATGTACGCATGATTGAAGCGGGCATGAACAAGGACGAAATCTACAACTTGATCGGCCGCCCGCATTTCAACGAAGGTCTGTACGGCGTACGCGAATGGGATTACTTGTTCAACTACCGTGAAAACGGCCAGCACAAAACCTGTCAATACAAAATCCTGTTCGACAAAAACATGGATGCGCAAAGTTTCCACTGGCTGCCTGCAGGCTGCGGTCCTAAAGCCAAAGCTCCTGTGGTACGCGAAGTGATTATCCGCGAAGTTGCCGCTCCGGTTTCCGTAAAACGTATCCGCGAGTAA
- a CDS encoding YadA family autotransporter adhesin — translation MNQIDTVLPLTKPATSRKVLAAVVAGALLASGSAFAAEPYFSVNDKGITRDNQAGDGAKAVFGIAIGTVASSQDVGGISVGRLSSNKGNGSISIGVETVAEGSTATAVGSHVKAIGKQTTAVGQGASVESDRGTAVGRLSQVTKGADSGVALGAAASAEKRSATALGSGSTAGGVMSIAVGPQSRAQDTQTIAIGRAAKAEKVHAVAMGSSALAAGNNSIAFGTQSEANKYQSVAVGRGAKANHVSGVALGSFSETDEAVGTNEATVGGVTYGGFAGNAPSGNVSIGSAASGLTRTLTNVAAGRINATSTDAINGSQLHAVAEKVGGNAVNIQNLGNRVAEMDEDLRAGIAGATAIAFLQRPNEPGKSMVSMAVGGYRGEQSLAVGYARNADNNKWSTKFGVGINSQKHVNWGGSVGYQW, via the coding sequence ATGAATCAAATTGATACGGTTTTACCACTCACTAAACCGGCGACAAGCCGTAAAGTATTGGCAGCAGTAGTGGCGGGGGCTTTGCTGGCTTCCGGATCAGCTTTTGCGGCTGAGCCTTATTTTAGTGTGAATGATAAAGGCATCACTCGAGATAACCAAGCAGGTGATGGAGCGAAAGCGGTATTCGGTATTGCCATTGGTACGGTAGCATCAAGTCAAGATGTAGGCGGTATCTCTGTGGGCAGGCTTTCTTCGAATAAAGGCAATGGCTCTATTTCCATCGGTGTGGAGACTGTTGCCGAAGGCTCGACTGCAACTGCGGTTGGCTCACATGTTAAAGCAATAGGAAAACAAACGACTGCAGTAGGTCAAGGTGCGTCCGTAGAGTCGGATCGTGGTACTGCAGTAGGTCGCTTGTCTCAAGTGACAAAAGGTGCGGATAGCGGTGTGGCTTTGGGTGCTGCCGCATCTGCAGAAAAACGTAGTGCAACGGCTTTGGGTTCGGGTTCTACAGCCGGTGGCGTTATGAGCATTGCGGTGGGGCCGCAATCCCGTGCGCAAGACACCCAAACGATTGCAATCGGCCGTGCTGCTAAAGCTGAAAAAGTACACGCGGTTGCAATGGGTTCCTCTGCATTGGCGGCAGGAAACAACAGTATTGCATTCGGTACCCAATCTGAAGCTAACAAATACCAATCGGTTGCGGTTGGCCGTGGTGCAAAAGCCAATCATGTGAGCGGCGTAGCATTGGGCAGTTTCTCTGAAACAGATGAAGCGGTTGGCACCAATGAGGCAACTGTAGGCGGCGTTACCTATGGCGGATTTGCCGGTAATGCACCTTCTGGCAATGTCAGCATCGGTAGTGCGGCTTCCGGTTTGACGCGCACATTAACCAATGTGGCAGCAGGCCGTATTAATGCGACCAGCACCGATGCAATCAACGGCAGTCAGCTGCACGCTGTTGCCGAAAAAGTAGGCGGTAATGCCGTTAATATCCAAAACTTGGGTAATCGTGTTGCAGAAATGGATGAAGATCTGCGTGCCGGTATCGCCGGTGCGACTGCGATTGCTTTCCTGCAACGTCCTAATGAACCGGGTAAGAGCATGGTGTCTATGGCTGTCGGCGGTTACCGCGGCGAACAGTCTTTGGCAGTAGGTTATGCGCGTAATGCAGATAACAACAAATGGTCAACCAAATTCGGTGTGGGCATCAACAGCCAAAAACACGTGAACTGGGGTGGCAGCGTTGGTTATCAATGGTAA
- a CDS encoding histidine phosphatase family protein, with the protein MSLEVYLVRHGKTVFNTVGRLQGWSDSPLTQEGRAVAENLGLALAERNITFDAAFSSISPRAVDTAHLILHAAGMRGLEVGTIADLREYCFGGFEGEYVQTVHQAVARHRGLSDADTWLQVFRSAETHLLAESVSELDFLDLAETEAQFVGRLRRGMRELVCRAPGQGRILMVSHGMAITSILKSIDKDSIPYQSVPNASVSRLVFEGEVWRIESVGEMLS; encoded by the coding sequence ATGTCGTTGGAAGTGTATCTTGTCCGTCACGGAAAAACCGTTTTCAATACCGTCGGCCGTTTGCAGGGATGGAGCGATTCTCCGCTGACGCAAGAGGGCAGGGCTGTTGCGGAAAATCTCGGCTTGGCTTTGGCCGAACGCAATATTACTTTTGATGCGGCGTTTAGCAGTATCAGCCCGCGCGCCGTCGATACGGCACACCTGATTCTCCATGCGGCCGGTATGCGCGGTTTGGAAGTCGGCACGATTGCCGATTTGCGCGAATACTGTTTTGGAGGTTTCGAGGGCGAATATGTGCAGACGGTGCATCAGGCGGTCGCACGGCACAGGGGCTTGTCGGATGCAGATACTTGGTTGCAGGTTTTCCGCAGTGCAGAGACGCATTTGTTGGCGGAAAGCGTCAGCGAACTGGATTTTTTGGATTTGGCGGAAACGGAAGCGCAGTTTGTCGGCCGTTTACGCAGGGGAATGCGGGAATTGGTTTGCCGCGCACCCGGACAAGGCCGTATTTTGATGGTGTCGCACGGTATGGCGATTACGTCGATTTTGAAAAGTATTGATAAAGACAGTATCCCTTATCAAAGCGTTCCTAATGCTTCTGTCAGCAGATTGGTGTTTGAAGGGGAAGTTTGGCGGATAGAAAGTGTGGGTGAAATGCTTTCTTGA
- the recJ gene encoding single-stranded-DNA-specific exonuclease RecJ translates to MSVKIHTRPVDAGVCQTLIQAGADPLLARLCAARAVASPDELQDKLSSLLSFRDLKGCVEAAERLADALEKRQKILIVADYDADGATACAVGVKGLAAMGATVDFLVPNRFEHGYGLTPELAEIAAGQGVDLLVTVDNGIASLAGVAKAQELGLDVIVTDHHLPAETVPDCIIVNPNQQGCTFPSKSLAGVGVIFYVLTALRAVLRERGYFSDGLPEPNLGELLDLVALGTVADVVALDHNNRILVSKGLKRMRAGKMRPGIRALFEVARRDWRKAQPFDMGFALGPRINAAGRLDDMSVGIACLLADNDEEAQSLAAQLNDLNIERREIEQSMLQDALNAFPETLPQGQTTLVAYREDFHQGVVGIVASRLKDRFYRPTIVFAPADNGEVRGSGRSIPGLHLRDALDLVSKRHPDLILKFGGHAMAAGLSIREQDVADFQTAFEEVVGGLVDQDDLSQTYVTDGSLPVGEMTLAQAQNLALQVWGQGFAPPSFTDEFTVVRQQPMGVNHKKAWLRKEGCEFEAMFWRCTDDIPARIRTVYRPVANEWRNNVELQLYIDYWEAA, encoded by the coding sequence ATGTCCGTCAAAATCCACACCCGTCCGGTTGATGCCGGTGTTTGCCAAACTTTGATTCAGGCCGGCGCCGATCCTTTGTTGGCGCGTTTGTGTGCCGCCCGTGCGGTGGCTTCGCCCGATGAGTTGCAGGATAAGTTGAGCAGCCTGTTGTCTTTTCGGGATTTGAAAGGCTGTGTCGAAGCGGCGGAGCGTTTGGCCGATGCCTTGGAAAAGCGGCAGAAAATATTGATTGTGGCCGATTATGATGCAGACGGCGCAACGGCGTGTGCGGTCGGTGTGAAGGGCTTGGCGGCTATGGGCGCGACAGTCGATTTTTTGGTGCCTAACCGTTTTGAACACGGTTACGGGTTGACGCCGGAATTGGCGGAAATCGCTGCTGGGCAAGGTGTGGATTTGTTGGTTACGGTGGATAACGGTATTGCCAGTTTGGCCGGAGTGGCTAAAGCACAGGAGTTGGGCTTGGATGTGATCGTTACCGATCACCACTTGCCGGCGGAAACGGTGCCGGACTGTATTATTGTGAATCCGAATCAGCAGGGGTGCACTTTTCCAAGCAAAAGTCTGGCCGGTGTGGGTGTGATTTTTTATGTCTTGACGGCTTTGCGTGCGGTATTGCGCGAGCGCGGTTATTTTTCAGACGGCCTGCCCGAACCGAACTTGGGCGAATTGTTGGATTTGGTCGCGTTGGGTACGGTGGCGGATGTGGTTGCATTGGATCACAACAACCGTATTTTGGTGTCGAAAGGTTTGAAGCGGATGCGTGCGGGCAAAATGCGGCCGGGTATCCGTGCTTTGTTTGAGGTGGCGCGGCGGGATTGGCGTAAGGCGCAGCCTTTCGATATGGGTTTTGCATTGGGCCCGCGTATCAATGCGGCCGGCCGTTTGGACGATATGTCGGTCGGAATTGCGTGCTTGCTGGCCGATAACGATGAAGAAGCGCAGAGTCTGGCGGCGCAGTTGAACGATTTGAATATCGAGCGCCGTGAAATCGAGCAGTCTATGCTTCAAGATGCGTTGAATGCGTTTCCGGAAACGTTACCCCAAGGCCAAACTACGCTGGTGGCTTACCGTGAGGACTTTCATCAAGGCGTGGTCGGTATTGTGGCCAGCCGTTTGAAAGACCGTTTTTACCGCCCGACCATTGTTTTTGCGCCAGCCGATAACGGTGAGGTTCGCGGCTCAGGGCGTTCGATTCCGGGTTTGCATTTGCGTGACGCTTTGGATTTGGTATCGAAACGCCATCCCGATTTGATTTTGAAATTCGGTGGTCATGCCATGGCGGCGGGTTTGAGTATCCGCGAACAAGATGTGGCGGATTTTCAGACGGCCTTTGAGGAAGTGGTGGGCGGTTTGGTGGATCAGGACGATCTGTCGCAAACTTATGTTACCGACGGCAGCTTGCCGGTTGGTGAAATGACTTTGGCACAAGCCCAAAATCTGGCTTTGCAGGTTTGGGGGCAGGGGTTTGCACCGCCGAGCTTCACTGACGAATTTACCGTTGTCCGCCAACAGCCTATGGGTGTGAATCACAAAAAAGCATGGTTGAGAAAAGAAGGCTGTGAGTTTGAGGCGATGTTTTGGCGTTGCACCGATGATATTCCGGCGCGTATCCGTACCGTGTACCGGCCGGTGGCAAACGAATGGCGCAACAATGTCGAGTTGCAGCTTTATATCGATTATTGGGAAGCCGCATAA
- the rpmE gene encoding 50S ribosomal protein L31: MKKDIHPDYHEVNVTCSCGNKFVTQSVMAKENFSIEVCSECHPFYTGQQKIVDSTGRVDKFNQKFGNMFKR, encoded by the coding sequence ATGAAAAAAGATATTCATCCGGATTACCACGAAGTTAACGTAACCTGCTCTTGCGGCAACAAATTCGTTACTCAATCAGTAATGGCAAAAGAAAACTTCTCTATCGAGGTTTGCTCTGAGTGCCATCCTTTCTACACCGGCCAACAAAAAATCGTTGACAGTACCGGTCGTGTTGACAAATTCAACCAAAAATTCGGCAACATGTTCAAACGCTAA
- a CDS encoding M23 family metallopeptidase: MTRQTFSTLNRVWRNKPIRWSLLGILLPISGVLTAYAVTEPLPQTQLYRAERIIEELPAVYIESTSFHGSYWMEETLQPGETLLEVLKRTGIPDDSLRQTLSKGSIGQKLKQLKAGQNISMRINASGDVTDIQFFNDDDNGEQNLVAIEKINGKWQASTSAIEMETMPSLRSIIIRTSARGAMAQAGIPVEIRESLSEIFSSQFSLNSLQNGDVIRLLYNSMYFRGQEVATGDILAAEVVKQGKTYRAYYYSEAKGDEESGSYYDQNGKPLRQQDGFNVQPVQYTRISSPYGIRVHPVLGVVKMHTGIDYAAPTGTPIKASAGGIVTFTGWKGGYGNTVVLKHSNGVETLYAHMSAFAPIGDKVRAGDVIGYVGSTGRSTGPHLHYEARINGQHVNPSTVALPTPKLNKINMAAFQKELQQTNTILSTVRDLPITVAQID; encoded by the coding sequence GTGACCCGACAAACCTTTTCCACACTTAACCGCGTTTGGCGCAACAAACCGATACGCTGGTCTTTATTAGGCATTTTACTGCCTATCTCCGGCGTACTGACGGCCTATGCCGTTACCGAACCCTTACCGCAAACCCAACTGTACCGTGCGGAGCGCATTATCGAAGAACTGCCCGCCGTTTATATCGAGAGCACCTCATTTCACGGCAGCTACTGGATGGAAGAAACGCTGCAGCCCGGCGAAACGCTGCTGGAAGTTTTGAAGCGCACCGGCATTCCCGACGACAGCCTCCGGCAGACCCTCTCGAAAGGCAGTATCGGTCAAAAACTCAAACAGCTTAAAGCCGGGCAAAATATCAGTATGCGCATCAATGCCTCCGGCGACGTTACCGACATCCAGTTTTTTAACGACGACGATAACGGCGAACAGAACTTGGTTGCCATTGAAAAAATCAACGGCAAATGGCAGGCATCAACCTCTGCCATCGAGATGGAAACCATGCCGTCGCTGCGTTCCATCATTATCCGCACTTCTGCACGCGGTGCCATGGCACAAGCCGGCATTCCCGTTGAAATCCGCGAGTCGTTGAGCGAAATCTTCAGCAGCCAGTTTTCATTAAACTCATTGCAAAACGGTGATGTCATCCGCCTGCTGTACAACAGCATGTATTTCCGCGGCCAAGAAGTGGCAACGGGAGATATTCTTGCAGCGGAAGTTGTCAAACAGGGCAAAACCTACCGTGCTTATTATTACAGCGAGGCCAAAGGCGACGAAGAAAGCGGCAGCTATTACGACCAAAACGGCAAACCGCTGCGCCAACAAGACGGCTTTAATGTCCAACCGGTGCAATATACCCGCATTTCCTCTCCTTACGGCATCCGCGTCCATCCCGTTTTAGGCGTGGTTAAAATGCATACCGGTATCGATTATGCCGCACCGACCGGCACACCGATTAAAGCTTCCGCCGGCGGTATCGTTACCTTCACCGGCTGGAAAGGCGGTTACGGCAATACGGTGGTTCTGAAACACAGCAACGGTGTCGAAACTTTATATGCCCACATGAGCGCATTTGCTCCAATAGGCGACAAAGTACGCGCCGGCGATGTCATTGGCTATGTAGGCAGCACCGGCCGTTCTACCGGCCCGCACCTGCACTATGAAGCCCGCATCAACGGCCAACACGTTAACCCGTCCACCGTTGCACTGCCGACACCTAAACTGAATAAAATCAATATGGCCGCATTTCAAAAAGAATTGCAGCAAACCAATACGATTTTATCGACCGTGCGCGACCTACCGATTACCGTAGCCCAAATCGATTGA
- a CDS encoding amino acid permease — translation MIAIGGCIGTGLFMASGSAISDAGPGGALLAYAAIGMMVYFLMTSLGEMATYLPTSGSFSTYATRFVDPSLGFALGWNYWFNWVITVAADVIIAAVVITYWEPMRFLDPWAWSLLFFGVIFLLNTLSVRAYGESEYWFALIKVITVIVFLAVGVLTIFGILGSGYVGMTNMTVGDAPFLGDGMAGKFLTMLGVFLIAGFSFQGTELIGVTAGESENPEESIPKAVKQVFWRILIFYILAILVIGLLIPYTSPQLLGADVDEIAKSPFTLVFEKAGLAFAAAVMNAVILTSILSAGNSGMYASTRMLYAMAKEGLAYKQFARTNVNGIPVFALIATGVVVLAIFLLQLASDKMYQYILAASGLTGFIAWLGIAVSHYRFRRAYIAQGKDLNALVYRAKWFPFGPLLALALCILVIVGQDTELVLKGSFDWDRLVITYMGLPVFLGFYFYHKLRYKTRKVPLKEVDLSQDNY, via the coding sequence ATGATTGCGATCGGCGGCTGTATCGGTACCGGCTTGTTTATGGCCAGCGGTTCGGCCATCAGCGATGCAGGTCCGGGCGGTGCTTTATTAGCCTATGCGGCAATCGGTATGATGGTTTATTTTTTGATGACTTCTTTGGGTGAAATGGCGACTTATCTGCCGACTTCGGGTTCGTTCAGTACGTATGCAACCCGTTTCGTTGACCCGTCGCTCGGTTTTGCCTTGGGTTGGAATTATTGGTTCAACTGGGTGATTACGGTTGCGGCCGACGTGATTATTGCCGCCGTCGTCATTACTTATTGGGAGCCGATGCGCTTCTTGGACCCGTGGGCGTGGAGTCTGCTGTTTTTCGGTGTGATTTTCCTGTTGAATACTTTGTCGGTAAGGGCTTACGGAGAATCGGAATACTGGTTCGCACTGATTAAAGTGATTACCGTGATTGTGTTCTTGGCGGTCGGCGTGCTGACGATTTTCGGTATTTTAGGCAGCGGTTATGTCGGCATGACCAATATGACGGTCGGCGATGCGCCGTTTTTGGGCGACGGTATGGCCGGTAAGTTTCTGACCATGTTGGGCGTGTTCCTGATTGCCGGTTTCTCTTTCCAGGGTACCGAGTTGATCGGTGTGACGGCGGGTGAGTCCGAAAACCCGGAAGAGAGTATTCCGAAAGCGGTAAAACAGGTTTTCTGGCGTATTTTGATTTTCTACATTTTGGCGATTTTGGTGATCGGTTTGCTGATTCCTTATACCAGCCCGCAGCTGTTGGGTGCGGATGTGGATGAAATTGCCAAATCTCCGTTTACGCTGGTGTTTGAAAAGGCCGGTTTGGCGTTTGCAGCGGCAGTGATGAATGCGGTGATTCTGACTTCTATTTTGTCGGCCGGAAACTCCGGTATGTATGCTTCCACCCGTATGCTGTATGCGATGGCGAAAGAGGGTTTGGCTTACAAACAGTTTGCGCGTACCAATGTGAACGGTATTCCTGTGTTTGCTTTGATCGCAACCGGTGTGGTGGTGCTGGCAATTTTCCTATTGCAGTTGGCCAGCGATAAGATGTATCAATATATTTTGGCCGCTTCCGGCTTGACCGGCTTTATCGCTTGGTTGGGTATTGCGGTTAGCCACTATCGTTTCCGCCGTGCTTATATTGCCCAAGGTAAGGATTTGAATGCTTTGGTTTACCGTGCCAAGTGGTTCCCGTTCGGTCCTTTGTTGGCGTTGGCTTTGTGTATTTTGGTGATTGTCGGTCAGGATACCGAGTTGGTGTTGAAAGGCAGTTTCGATTGGGACCGTTTGGTTATTACCTATATGGGTTTACCGGTATTTTTGGGATTCTATTTCTATCACAAACTGCGCTATAAAACCCGTAAAGTGCCTTTGAAAGAAGTGGATTTGAGCCAAGATAATTATTGA
- the grxC gene encoding glutaredoxin 3 produces the protein MQTVHIKMYTGPYCPYCTMAKQFLKSQGITEIEEIRVDRSPELFAEMQQITGQRSVPQIFIGETHVGGFTDLYALHNQGKLDELLGK, from the coding sequence ATGCAAACCGTCCATATCAAAATGTATACCGGCCCTTATTGCCCGTATTGCACGATGGCCAAACAGTTTTTGAAATCACAAGGCATCACCGAAATCGAAGAAATCCGTGTTGACCGCAGTCCCGAACTGTTTGCCGAGATGCAGCAGATTACCGGCCAACGGTCCGTACCGCAGATTTTTATCGGTGAAACCCACGTCGGCGGCTTTACCGATCTTTACGCCCTGCATAATCAAGGCAAGCTCGACGAGCTGCTGGGCAAATAA
- the secB gene encoding protein-export chaperone SecB produces MSEELQPVFSIEKLYVKDMSLEVPHAPKIFLEQGEPEVDMRVSTNSTKLEEDFYEVVVTVTVTAKLGEERVMFLNEVSQGGIFRLSNIPEEDVNLLLGVACPNILFPYAREAVSSEITRAGFPPVLLAPINFEAMYQQNQQGNA; encoded by the coding sequence ATGAGCGAAGAATTACAACCCGTTTTCAGCATTGAAAAACTGTATGTTAAAGACATGTCTTTGGAAGTGCCGCACGCACCGAAAATTTTCTTGGAGCAAGGCGAGCCTGAAGTGGATATGCGCGTTTCTACCAACAGCACCAAGCTGGAAGAAGATTTTTATGAGGTTGTGGTTACCGTTACCGTAACCGCCAAATTGGGCGAAGAGCGCGTCATGTTCCTGAACGAAGTATCGCAAGGCGGTATCTTCCGTTTGTCCAACATTCCTGAAGAAGATGTTAACCTGTTGCTGGGCGTTGCTTGTCCGAACATTCTGTTCCCATACGCGCGCGAAGCGGTTTCTTCCGAAATCACCCGCGCAGGCTTCCCGCCCGTATTGTTGGCTCCGATCAACTTCGAAGCGATGTATCAGCAAAACCAACAAGGCAATGCCTGA
- a CDS encoding cryptochrome/photolyase family protein — MSAPITLVWFRNDLRLEDNTVLQSALTLGLPVVGVFVFDNAVEPHAAANHRRQSFIYDSVLKFQTALSQKNIPLWILHGDTLRQLTELAGKLNAAHLVSGEDYHPNITALGERLWHALNHSNRTYTRISDHVVLPKAAVMTPQGRPYHAFSHYKKSWLQTYAQRYRNGQPRTDWHTLAELQKRLPETATQLPPVPMPSEIGFQYCNYPLPAGEAAAQKQLDHFIGQISSYHLTRDFPAKKGTSQLAAYLNQGMLSARSLAHRVASISNEGAEKWLEELIWREFYQQILYHNPDVVHQSFRPEYHHLHWENREDWFERWKNGETGYPIVDAAMRQLKACGMMHNRLRMITAGFLVKDLLIDWRLGEAWFAEQLLDYDLAANNGNWQWSAGTGCDAQPYFRIFNPVLQSQKFDPDGLYIRRHLPELAHLGKDVIHAPWLAKDSIDTHGYPAPMVDHRTQREKALAMFKLS, encoded by the coding sequence ATGTCTGCACCCATTACCCTTGTTTGGTTCCGCAACGACTTGCGCCTTGAAGACAACACGGTTCTGCAATCCGCCCTGACACTCGGTTTACCCGTTGTCGGCGTTTTTGTTTTCGACAACGCCGTCGAACCGCATGCCGCCGCCAACCACCGCCGCCAAAGCTTTATCTACGACAGCGTCTTAAAATTTCAGACGGCCTTATCGCAAAAAAACATTCCGCTCTGGATTCTTCACGGCGATACACTCCGACAGCTCACCGAATTAGCCGGAAAATTAAACGCAGCCCATCTTGTCAGCGGCGAGGATTACCATCCGAACATCACGGCTTTGGGCGAACGGCTTTGGCACGCCCTAAACCACAGCAACCGAACCTATACTCGGATCAGCGATCATGTCGTCCTGCCCAAAGCCGCCGTGATGACACCTCAGGGGCGTCCCTATCACGCCTTCTCGCATTACAAAAAATCTTGGCTGCAAACCTATGCCCAACGCTACCGCAACGGGCAGCCGCGCACCGATTGGCACACGCTGGCCGAACTGCAAAAACGCCTGCCTGAAACGGCAACACAGCTTCCGCCTGTCCCCATGCCGTCTGAAATCGGTTTCCAATACTGCAACTATCCTTTACCGGCCGGCGAAGCGGCAGCCCAAAAACAGCTTGATCACTTTATCGGTCAGATTTCTTCATACCACCTGACCCGCGACTTTCCCGCAAAAAAAGGCACGTCCCAACTGGCCGCCTACTTAAATCAAGGCATGTTGTCGGCACGAAGCCTGGCTCACCGTGTTGCCTCCATCAGCAACGAAGGAGCGGAAAAATGGCTGGAAGAACTGATTTGGCGCGAATTTTACCAACAAATCCTGTACCACAACCCCGATGTCGTCCACCAAAGCTTCCGCCCCGAATACCACCATCTGCATTGGGAAAACCGCGAGGATTGGTTTGAACGCTGGAAAAACGGCGAAACCGGCTACCCGATTGTCGATGCCGCCATGCGCCAATTAAAGGCCTGCGGCATGATGCACAACCGCCTGCGCATGATTACCGCCGGATTTTTGGTCAAAGACCTGCTGATTGATTGGCGTCTCGGCGAAGCCTGGTTTGCAGAACAGCTGCTCGATTACGACTTGGCCGCCAACAACGGCAACTGGCAATGGTCGGCCGGCACGGGTTGCGACGCCCAACCTTATTTCCGCATTTTCAATCCGGTATTGCAGTCGCAAAAATTCGATCCGGACGGCCTGTATATCCGCCGCCATCTGCCCGAACTGGCCCACTTGGGCAAAGACGTCATCCACGCTCCCTGGCTGGCTAAAGACAGTATCGACACCCACGGCTATCCCGCTCCGATGGTTGACCACCGCACCCAACGCGAAAAAGCCTTGGCCATGTTTAAGCTGTCTTAA
- a CDS encoding FAD-dependent oxidoreductase, whose protein sequence is MTLRTAILGGGLCGRLIAFQLAEQGIAVELFDKGSRNGDQAAAYIAAAMLAPSAESVEATPEVTKLGRQSTALWQDLTGRLKTHIFKQQNGSLIVWHGQDRPLAVQFEQHLRRAHQGGQPAERWQAADIAEHEPQLQGRFGQALYLPEEGQLDGRQVLNALADALDEYRVPCHWHSETDTAALHQQFDWVIDCRGFGAKSAWNRPSEIQTASKLRGIRGEVARVYAPEMTLHRPVRLLHPRYPLYIAPKENHIFVIGATQIESESNAPASVRSGLELLSALYAVHPAFGEAQILEIATNLRPTLNHHNPEIRYDLKQQLVEVNGLFRHGFMISPAVTAAAVRLITRLIRGQAVPESDDISGLPYLPLN, encoded by the coding sequence ATGACCCTCCGCACCGCCATTCTCGGCGGCGGCCTTTGCGGCCGGCTGATTGCCTTCCAACTGGCCGAACAAGGCATCGCTGTCGAATTGTTCGACAAAGGCAGCCGCAACGGCGACCAAGCCGCCGCCTATATTGCCGCCGCCATGCTCGCACCTTCCGCAGAATCCGTTGAAGCCACGCCCGAAGTCACCAAGCTGGGCAGACAAAGCACAGCCCTGTGGCAAGACTTAACAGGCCGTCTGAAAACCCACATCTTCAAACAGCAAAACGGCAGCCTGATTGTGTGGCACGGCCAAGACCGCCCCTTAGCCGTACAGTTCGAGCAACATTTACGCCGCGCACATCAAGGCGGGCAGCCTGCCGAACGCTGGCAAGCCGCAGACATTGCCGAACACGAACCGCAACTGCAAGGCCGCTTCGGACAAGCCCTTTATCTTCCCGAAGAAGGCCAACTCGACGGCCGCCAAGTCTTAAACGCGCTGGCCGACGCCTTAGACGAATACCGTGTTCCCTGCCACTGGCACAGCGAAACCGATACCGCCGCTTTGCATCAACAATTCGACTGGGTTATCGATTGTCGCGGCTTCGGTGCCAAATCCGCATGGAACAGGCCGTCTGAAATTCAGACGGCCAGCAAACTGCGCGGCATACGCGGCGAAGTAGCACGGGTTTACGCGCCCGAAATGACTTTGCACCGCCCCGTCCGCCTGCTCCATCCGCGCTATCCGCTTTATATCGCCCCCAAAGAAAACCATATTTTTGTCATCGGCGCGACCCAAATCGAAAGCGAAAGCAACGCTCCGGCAAGCGTACGCTCCGGCTTGGAACTGCTGTCTGCACTCTACGCCGTCCACCCTGCGTTCGGCGAAGCACAGATTTTGGAAATTGCTACCAACCTGCGCCCAACGCTCAACCACCATAACCCGGAAATCCGCTACGACCTTAAACAGCAATTGGTCGAAGTCAACGGCCTGTTCCGGCACGGCTTTATGATTTCCCCGGCCGTTACCGCCGCTGCCGTTCGCCTGATTACCCGATTAATCCGCGGCCAAGCCGTTCCCGAATCCGACGACATCAGCGGCCTGCCCTATCTGCCTTTAAATTAA